Proteins from a genomic interval of Mycoplasmopsis columboralis:
- a CDS encoding DNA-directed RNA polymerase subunit alpha: MEKMTKLDYLQKTTSANNDSDFNLTVQLKPLERGFGNTLGVALRRVLLSNITSLAPFAVKIEGVEHEFQTIKDVVEDVPSLLMNLRKVRFSYNPELLAMDEIVKAELVIETTGKIKARALEITSHPKIEVVDQTVDIATVQSKSALKLEMFLRQGRGFTSFEENKLLIAKLEDKLQSSIRKGKLIAVDSNFSPIENVNYTVKELNSASPQIEEELELNLRTDGTIRPKEALKQAAEILIGHFAVIGDVDAMKVDIFKEEEVLEEGNESPEIDINQINLSVRSLNALRRIKKTKLSDIAKMTYEELEQTKNLGSKSLNEIIEKLHEYGFKLKEGDE, encoded by the coding sequence ATGGAAAAAATGACAAAACTAGATTACCTACAAAAAACAACATCTGCAAACAATGATAGTGATTTTAACTTAACAGTTCAACTTAAACCACTTGAAAGAGGGTTTGGTAATACCTTAGGAGTGGCTTTAAGAAGAGTTCTTTTATCAAACATTACATCTCTTGCACCTTTTGCGGTTAAAATCGAAGGTGTAGAACACGAATTCCAAACCATCAAAGATGTGGTGGAAGACGTGCCAAGTCTTTTAATGAATTTAAGAAAAGTTCGTTTTAGCTACAATCCAGAACTTTTAGCAATGGATGAAATCGTTAAAGCTGAACTTGTTATTGAAACAACTGGTAAAATCAAAGCTCGTGCATTAGAAATTACTTCACACCCAAAAATTGAAGTAGTTGATCAAACAGTGGACATTGCTACTGTACAATCAAAAAGTGCACTAAAACTTGAAATGTTCCTTCGCCAAGGTAGAGGATTTACTTCTTTTGAAGAAAACAAACTTTTAATTGCTAAACTTGAAGACAAACTTCAATCAAGCATCAGAAAAGGAAAATTAATTGCTGTGGACTCAAACTTTTCACCAATTGAAAATGTAAATTACACAGTTAAAGAACTTAACTCAGCATCACCACAAATTGAGGAAGAACTTGAATTAAACCTTAGAACTGATGGAACTATTCGTCCTAAAGAAGCTCTTAAACAAGCTGCAGAAATCTTAATTGGACACTTTGCAGTTATTGGAGACGTGGATGCAATGAAAGTGGATATTTTCAAAGAAGAAGAAGTTCTTGAAGAAGGAAACGAATCACCAGAAATTGATATTAATCAAATTAACTTATCAGTTCGTTCATTAAACGCACTTAGAAGAATTAAAAAGACTAAACTTAGCGATATTGCTAAAATGACATATGAAGAACTTGAACAAACCAAAAACTTGGGTTCAAAATCATTAAACGAAATCATTGAAAAATTGCATGAATACGGATTCAAACTAAAAGAGGGGGATGAGTAA
- the rpsK gene encoding 30S ribosomal protein S11 encodes MARKTKKKNITTAVAHIHSTNNNTIITFADEQGNVIAWSSAGAIGYKGTKKKTPYAAGLAAAAASEAAKEHGVKSVKVELKGLGAGKDAARKQIEVSGITVTEIKDVTPTPHNGTRPPKRVLKRERAKK; translated from the coding sequence ATGGCTCGTAAAACTAAGAAAAAAAATATAACAACAGCTGTTGCTCACATTCACTCAACAAACAACAACACCATTATTACTTTTGCTGATGAACAAGGTAATGTAATTGCTTGAAGCTCAGCTGGAGCAATCGGTTACAAAGGAACCAAGAAAAAAACTCCTTATGCAGCAGGTCTTGCTGCAGCAGCAGCTTCTGAAGCAGCTAAAGAACACGGTGTTAAATCTGTTAAAGTAGAATTAAAAGGACTTGGAGCAGGTAAAGATGCTGCAAGAAAACAAATCGAAGTTTCAGGAATTACTGTTACTGAAATTAAAGATGTAACTCCTACACCTCACAACGGTACAAGACCACCAAAACGTGTACTTAAACGTGAACGTGCTAAAAAATAG
- the rpsM gene encoding 30S ribosomal protein S13 has protein sequence MARILNVEIPNDKRVVISLTYIYGIGRTIAKEICAKAQISEDARVKSLSEEELSRIREAAKDYMTEGDLRREVNLNIKRLMEIKCYRGIRHRKGLPVRGQSTQKNARTRKGPRKTVAGKKGK, from the coding sequence ATGGCTAGAATTTTAAACGTTGAGATTCCTAATGACAAGCGTGTTGTAATTTCTCTTACATACATTTACGGAATCGGAAGAACAATCGCTAAAGAAATTTGTGCAAAAGCTCAAATTAGTGAAGACGCTCGTGTAAAAAGTCTTTCTGAAGAAGAACTTTCACGTATTAGAGAAGCAGCTAAAGACTACATGACTGAAGGGGACTTAAGAAGAGAAGTTAACCTTAACATTAAACGTTTAATGGAAATTAAATGTTACCGTGGAATTAGACACAGAAAAGGACTTCCAGTACGTGGACAATCAACTCAAAAGAATGCTCGTACACGTAAAGGTCCTAGAAAAACTGTTGCTGGAAAGAAAGGTAAATAG
- the rpmJ gene encoding 50S ribosomal protein L36, with the protein MKVRASVKTMCKDCKIIKRKGIIRVICSNPKHKQRQG; encoded by the coding sequence ATGAAAGTTAGAGCAAGTGTTAAAACAATGTGTAAAGATTGCAAAATTATCAAACGTAAAGGAATTATTCGTGTTATTTGTTCAAACCCTAAACACAAACAAAGACAAGGATAA
- the infA gene encoding translation initiation factor IF-1, whose protein sequence is MAKDAIKFKAVVKEAYSADLYSVELENGVVIKAHISGKMRVNHIRILPGDTVDVEVSPYDLTQGRITYRHK, encoded by the coding sequence TTGGCAAAAGATGCTATCAAATTTAAAGCCGTAGTCAAGGAAGCCTATTCAGCTGATTTATATTCAGTAGAACTTGAAAACGGTGTAGTAATTAAAGCTCACATTTCAGGAAAGATGCGGGTAAATCATATTCGTATTTTACCTGGAGATACAGTTGATGTGGAAGTGAGTCCTTATGATTTAACTCAAGGACGTATCACTTACCGTCACAAATAA
- the map gene encoding type I methionyl aminopeptidase, protein MKKSLIKTPQEIAKITKSCQILAEVKAIIYDFVRPGVSLKEIDQLAFNEIKKRKAEPAFLGLYGFPATACISVNDELIHGIPSDYILREGDLLSVDLGCKWEGYNSDSAFTMGVGKISEADQKLIDVAKGAFDAGIKAIKKGARIGDISYAIGSYIKAAGYYTPDEFCGHGIGLNLHEDPNVPNDGKKGTGMLLKDGMVICIEPMITQSPRIKTLSDGWTIASHDKSKTSHYEHTVLIKNGKAVVLTKGI, encoded by the coding sequence ATGAAAAAAAGTTTAATTAAAACGCCACAAGAAATAGCAAAAATTACCAAAAGCTGTCAAATCTTGGCAGAAGTCAAAGCAATTATTTATGACTTTGTAAGACCAGGGGTTTCATTAAAAGAAATTGATCAATTAGCTTTTAATGAAATAAAAAAACGCAAAGCCGAACCTGCCTTTCTCGGATTATACGGTTTTCCTGCGACAGCTTGCATATCTGTAAATGATGAATTGATCCATGGTATCCCAAGTGATTACATCCTACGAGAAGGGGATCTGCTTAGTGTTGATCTTGGATGTAAATGAGAAGGATACAATTCTGATAGTGCTTTTACAATGGGTGTTGGAAAAATTTCTGAAGCTGATCAAAAATTAATTGATGTAGCCAAAGGAGCTTTTGATGCTGGAATAAAAGCAATCAAAAAAGGAGCAAGAATTGGTGATATTTCGTATGCGATTGGTTCGTATATTAAAGCCGCTGGTTATTACACTCCTGATGAATTTTGTGGACACGGGATTGGTTTAAACCTCCATGAAGATCCAAACGTTCCTAATGATGGTAAAAAAGGAACTGGAATGCTTTTAAAAGATGGAATGGTTATATGCATTGAACCAATGATTACCCAAAGTCCAAGAATTAAAACGTTAAGTGATGGTTGAACAATTGCTTCACATGATAAAAGCAAAACATCACACTATGAGCATACTGTGTTAATTAAAAACGGTAAAGCAGTAGTATTAACGAAAGGAATTTAA
- a CDS encoding adenylate kinase family protein yields MIKQNLIFMGQPGVGKGTVANILTKISPLKHVSTGNIFREEIANKTELGLQVEQIVTTGGYVPDSITNSIVLNAINKLQQNNDKFILDGYPRTIEQANFLASLKDLEFVAIELVAPENVILERLSGRRSCPKCKSGYHVKFQPPKVAETCDLDGETLITRKDDQPEAIKLRLDIYNKQTSPLIEYYQQKGMLIRIEAVETPEVIAKKVLEKIK; encoded by the coding sequence ATGATAAAACAAAATTTAATTTTTATGGGACAACCTGGTGTTGGAAAAGGAACTGTAGCTAATATTCTAACTAAAATCAGTCCTTTAAAACATGTTTCTACAGGAAACATTTTTAGAGAAGAAATTGCCAATAAAACAGAACTTGGCTTGCAAGTGGAACAAATTGTAACAACTGGTGGTTACGTGCCTGATTCAATTACTAATTCCATCGTTTTGAATGCTATTAACAAGTTGCAACAAAACAATGACAAATTCATTTTAGATGGATATCCTAGAACCATTGAACAAGCTAATTTCTTAGCTTCACTTAAAGATTTGGAATTTGTTGCCATTGAACTTGTAGCACCAGAAAATGTGATTTTAGAGCGTCTTAGCGGACGTAGAAGTTGCCCTAAATGTAAAAGCGGTTATCATGTAAAATTCCAACCTCCTAAAGTAGCTGAAACTTGTGATTTGGATGGAGAAACTTTAATTACTCGTAAAGATGATCAACCTGAAGCTATTAAATTAAGATTGGATATTTACAACAAACAAACTAGTCCTTTAATTGAATATTATCAACAAAAAGGAATGCTAATTCGTATTGAAGCAGTAGAAACTCCTGAAGTTATCGCTAAAAAAGTCCTTGAAAAAATCAAATAA
- the secY gene encoding preprotein translocase subunit SecY: MRNLTFTFSRLLYKARNNWKEFWSSKEIIRKVIYTFLLLAVFVIGTTITVPFVKLANNSSLGNSSNSFVDTLNLVGGGGLRQFSLFALGISPFINASLIMMILQTPIFPPIYKLSQSGPHGRKKINIITRIITLVIAYPQAVFLMKSLAAGQNPFIEIVNTNAFSSVALEYFIVPMILTAASLFALFISEQITNKGIGNGTSLIIFTGIAIRLPYQFQSAFKYFIGDISNSNGTLVGIISFLTYVLIYFIFIVILAIVYNAERLVPIQQIGAGRSKSLKEMGKLPIKLNPGGIMPIIFAMMVLSFPSMIANLLPNTSASKQFINTELQFTRPIGLSLLVGITFVFSIILGLQQSRADKIAEDFAKNSTFIPGVRPGEETQDYLIAIVFRLSLFSAFYLVILASMQFIQILLGLPAAISFGGTSLMILVSVALETVAQLTARLKSSRLAKAKRQSRQYLIDREKYDIDNRGLLW, from the coding sequence ATGAGAAATTTAACTTTCACCTTTTCTAGATTGCTCTATAAAGCAAGAAACAACTGAAAAGAATTTTGAAGTTCCAAAGAAATAATAAGAAAGGTTATTTATACTTTCTTACTTTTAGCTGTATTTGTTATTGGAACAACAATTACTGTGCCATTTGTTAAATTAGCTAATAATTCATCACTTGGGAATTCAAGTAACTCATTTGTGGATACTTTAAACTTAGTTGGTGGAGGAGGTCTCAGGCAATTTTCGCTTTTTGCCTTAGGAATTAGTCCCTTCATTAACGCTTCCCTTATCATGATGATTTTGCAAACTCCAATTTTTCCTCCGATTTATAAACTTTCACAATCGGGTCCTCATGGACGGAAAAAAATCAATATCATCACTCGTATTATTACATTAGTAATCGCTTATCCTCAAGCTGTGTTTTTAATGAAATCACTTGCTGCTGGACAAAATCCTTTTATAGAAATTGTTAATACTAATGCATTTAGTTCAGTGGCTTTAGAATACTTCATTGTTCCAATGATTCTTACAGCAGCTTCATTATTTGCTTTATTTATTTCAGAGCAAATAACCAATAAAGGAATTGGTAATGGAACTAGTTTAATTATTTTTACTGGTATTGCTATTCGTTTACCATATCAATTCCAATCTGCTTTTAAGTACTTCATTGGTGACATTAGCAATTCTAATGGAACATTAGTTGGAATTATTAGTTTCTTAACTTATGTGTTAATTTACTTTATTTTTATCGTAATTTTAGCAATTGTCTACAATGCTGAGCGTTTAGTACCAATTCAACAAATTGGAGCCGGTAGAAGTAAATCGCTTAAAGAAATGGGTAAATTACCAATAAAACTTAATCCTGGTGGAATTATGCCGATTATTTTTGCTATGATGGTGCTTTCATTCCCATCAATGATTGCCAACTTATTGCCAAATACAAGTGCATCAAAGCAATTTATCAACACGGAATTGCAATTTACTAGACCAATAGGATTATCATTGCTAGTGGGAATTACCTTTGTGTTTTCAATTATTTTAGGACTTCAACAATCACGTGCTGATAAAATTGCTGAAGACTTTGCAAAAAATTCAACCTTTATTCCAGGGGTTAGACCCGGAGAGGAAACACAAGATTACTTAATTGCAATTGTGTTTAGACTTAGCTTATTTTCTGCTTTCTACTTAGTAATTTTAGCTTCAATGCAATTTATACAAATCTTGTTAGGTCTTCCTGCAGCTATTTCTTTTGGAGGAACTTCGCTAATGATTTTAGTTTCAGTAGCCTTAGAGACAGTGGCTCAATTAACTGCAAGATTAAAATCTTCAAGATTAGCTAAAGCCAAAAGACAATCAAGACAATACTTAATTGATAGAGAAAAATACGATATTGATAATAGAGGATTATTATGATAA
- a CDS encoding recombination protein O N-terminal domain-containing protein — translation MLSTTTINKGIFIYKKELSENEFLVTFLTTEGQLTLFAQGLNKPTSKNAANLIYGALCEFEYFQARQTNKVGRLKKATLLFKYELGNEKSFTFLSRVHDLVKNIHFQNEFINIYLEIVSYINDENFYQSFNCFLKALLKYYDLSFNLTSCLECSNNNVTYFDFKIKGFLCSKHSTKSYSSLLLERLYILLNDTKEYVQLPVSEVDEIIYYLITSFCLENNLFAL, via the coding sequence ATGCTTTCTACCACTACTATTAATAAAGGAATTTTTATTTATAAAAAAGAACTTAGTGAAAACGAATTTTTAGTAACTTTTTTAACCACTGAAGGTCAGCTTACATTATTTGCACAAGGTTTAAATAAACCAACATCCAAAAATGCTGCTAATTTAATTTATGGAGCTTTATGTGAGTTTGAATATTTTCAAGCTCGTCAAACAAACAAAGTGGGACGTTTAAAAAAAGCGACATTGTTATTTAAATATGAATTGGGTAATGAGAAATCCTTTACTTTTCTAAGTCGTGTTCATGATTTAGTTAAAAACATTCATTTTCAAAATGAATTTATTAATATTTACTTAGAAATTGTAAGTTATATTAACGATGAGAACTTTTATCAAAGTTTTAATTGCTTTTTGAAGGCTTTATTAAAATATTATGATTTAAGTTTTAATTTAACTTCTTGCTTAGAGTGTTCAAATAATAATGTAACTTATTTTGATTTTAAAATTAAAGGTTTTTTATGTTCAAAGCATTCAACAAAATCTTATAGTTCACTCTTGCTAGAGCGTTTATATATATTATTAAATGACACCAAAGAATATGTTCAATTACCTGTTTCAGAAGTCGATGAAATAATTTATTATTTAATTACATCTTTTTGCTTAGAAAATAATTTGTTTGCATTATAA
- a CDS encoding YitT family protein, with amino-acid sequence MKKDHFDTQELTVAYEKVVEVKRAKIKQSLLTFGTFYRVKSLKWQIIFTLIIAIFFALFQYLIVQITGLYEMGIAAISQSVARLSFQLLHNYENKLVVYNVIFWMLNLIANIPLFVLSWKFIGKRFTLLNLIFMSTVSITGLIISNSITNTEPLYMFGKLNEHQLVTWSSGTFSDFSLIFYALLWGAIQAVCTAILLIIDSSSGGFDILSVYLSHKKFKNVGPLLMILHLVSFLFSYFLGSYLTNGLQNNSWEMQNLFSPAFVAGLLMVLFNGWFLNILFPKFKMVKVEIISSKPWEIIQQVNLLKDYRFATSVSQVIGGYTKEPQQIISTTCLFIDAAKFIEVARSVDQNAFISIGNLHKVDGYLYVTSTQYNRLFKRKKNKPVNEE; translated from the coding sequence ATGAAGAAAGATCATTTTGATACTCAAGAACTAACAGTAGCATATGAAAAAGTTGTTGAAGTAAAACGTGCTAAAATTAAGCAATCATTGCTTACCTTTGGAACTTTTTATCGGGTAAAGTCACTAAAGTGACAAATTATTTTTACCTTAATTATTGCGATCTTTTTTGCTTTATTTCAATATTTAATTGTTCAAATTACTGGTTTATATGAAATGGGAATTGCAGCCATTTCCCAATCAGTGGCTCGATTAAGTTTTCAGCTGTTGCACAACTATGAAAACAAACTAGTTGTTTATAATGTAATTTTCTGAATGTTAAATCTAATTGCTAACATTCCACTATTTGTTCTATCATGAAAATTCATTGGAAAGCGTTTTACCTTACTTAACTTAATTTTTATGAGCACTGTTTCAATTACGGGATTAATTATTAGTAACTCTATTACTAACACTGAGCCTTTATATATGTTCGGTAAATTAAATGAACATCAATTAGTAACTTGGTCTAGTGGAACTTTTTCTGATTTTTCACTTATTTTCTATGCTCTTTTATGAGGAGCAATTCAAGCAGTATGCACAGCTATTTTGCTTATTATTGATTCTTCTTCAGGAGGTTTTGATATTTTAAGTGTTTATTTATCACACAAAAAATTCAAAAATGTCGGGCCTTTATTAATGATTTTGCATTTAGTATCATTTTTATTTAGTTACTTTTTAGGAAGTTACTTAACAAATGGACTTCAAAATAATAGCTGAGAAATGCAAAATCTCTTTAGCCCTGCATTTGTGGCGGGATTGTTGATGGTGTTATTTAATGGGTGATTTTTAAATATTTTGTTTCCCAAATTTAAAATGGTCAAAGTTGAAATTATTTCAAGTAAGCCTTGAGAAATTATTCAACAGGTCAACTTGCTTAAAGATTATCGTTTTGCTACAAGTGTATCTCAAGTTATTGGAGGATATACTAAAGAACCTCAACAAATTATTTCTACCACTTGCTTATTTATTGATGCAGCTAAATTTATCGAAGTGGCTCGAAGTGTGGATCAAAATGCTTTTATTAGCATTGGGAATTTACATAAAGTCGATGGCTATTTATATGTCACTTCCACTCAATATAATCGTTTATTTAAGCGTAAAAAAAATAAACCTGTCAATGAAGAATAA
- the pgmB gene encoding beta-phosphoglucomutase has product MKTTIKGFVFDLDGVITDTAHLHYLAWKHELAKYNIEYSAEENEPLKGLPRKNTLIAILKLKNKLNEFDDALIEQMCFNKNEQYKQMLHTELNSSAILPGVEQFLKELKAHDYKLAIASSSYNAPLILEKIGLKEYFDFIVNPANIKHGKPAPDIFVAAAVGINLTPQECVGFEDAPSGLEGIIKAQMHSVAIVPAGSEHLFKGATLNIPSTKELHLQTILNAIK; this is encoded by the coding sequence ATGAAAACTACTATTAAAGGATTTGTCTTTGATTTAGATGGCGTAATTACCGATACTGCTCACTTACATTATTTAGCTTGAAAACATGAATTAGCTAAATACAATATTGAATACAGCGCTGAAGAGAATGAACCTCTTAAAGGGCTACCTCGTAAAAACACGTTAATTGCGATTTTAAAATTAAAGAATAAATTAAATGAATTTGATGATGCTTTAATTGAACAAATGTGTTTTAACAAAAATGAACAATACAAACAAATGCTCCACACCGAATTAAACTCAAGCGCAATTTTGCCAGGGGTTGAGCAGTTTTTAAAAGAACTTAAAGCACATGATTACAAATTAGCTATTGCTTCTTCTTCTTATAATGCTCCACTTATTTTGGAAAAAATTGGTCTTAAAGAGTACTTTGATTTTATTGTAAATCCTGCAAATATCAAACATGGAAAACCAGCTCCAGATATTTTTGTAGCTGCAGCAGTAGGAATTAATTTAACCCCACAAGAATGTGTGGGATTTGAAGATGCCCCTTCAGGACTTGAAGGAATCATAAAAGCCCAAATGCATTCAGTGGCAATTGTTCCTGCTGGAAGTGAACATTTATTTAAAGGAGCTACTTTAAATATTCCTTCAACTAAAGAATTACATTTACAAACTATTTTAAATGCAATTAAATAA